A part of Nitrospira sp. genomic DNA contains:
- a CDS encoding MBL fold metallo-hydrolase: protein MQLTILGSGTNVHPSRAAAGYLVRTDHDILLDFGPRTLMNLIKTGVDRNQITHILISHFHADHFSDFITFFFDAVIFTKYQGGKRPPLTIIGPPGTKSLFKVLFATLPGFSRAPFGVTLKEVHDRPFWIGKTKILPQRVIHSPRLHCLGYRLEYDGKALAYSGDSQYCRSLVRLCGDADLAVLDCSFPANRPGPVHLHAGQCGQVAQEASVGQLVLSHFYPIADRYDVKAQAGEQYGGKIWKGKDGMTIRL from the coding sequence ATGCAGCTGACCATTCTTGGGTCCGGGACCAATGTGCACCCGAGCCGTGCCGCCGCCGGCTATCTGGTGCGCACGGATCACGATATTCTGCTGGATTTTGGTCCGCGCACCTTGATGAATCTCATCAAAACCGGCGTGGATCGAAATCAGATCACCCACATTCTGATCTCCCATTTTCACGCGGACCATTTTTCAGATTTCATCACTTTTTTCTTCGACGCGGTGATCTTCACCAAGTATCAGGGCGGGAAACGGCCGCCGCTCACCATCATCGGTCCGCCGGGGACAAAAAGTCTCTTCAAGGTTCTGTTCGCGACGCTCCCAGGCTTTAGCCGCGCACCGTTCGGCGTGACGTTGAAGGAAGTCCATGATCGGCCATTCTGGATCGGGAAGACGAAGATTCTCCCACAACGAGTCATCCACAGTCCCCGTTTGCACTGTTTGGGCTACAGACTTGAATATGACGGGAAAGCACTGGCGTATTCAGGAGACTCGCAATATTGCCGCAGTCTGGTTCGACTCTGCGGAGATGCAGATCTTGCTGTTCTGGATTGTTCGTTCCCAGCTAATCGACCAGGCCCTGTGCATTTGCATGCCGGACAATGTGGCCAGGTCGCTCAGGAGGCCTCCGTCGGCCAGCTCGTACTATCCCATTTCTATCCCATTGCGGATCGGTATGATGTAAAAGCGCAAGCGGGGGAACAGTATGGAGGGAAGATCTGGAAGGGAAAGGATGGGATGACGATACGGCTTTAG
- a CDS encoding (2Fe-2S)-binding protein, which translates to MPDAEWTDVGSVEELKQKPLQAISFSKTTIALTYKDGAFAAISGVCNHAGGPLGEGQLAGDYVVCPWHYWKFHHKTGQGEAGYEQDQVPAYTIKIENGRVYIDLSSATKRKKQAHKPHPLARPVVRQAGPIRVVGISTTAMTRDHPRFSGSDALLEAALDHARRKLQLETQYIKLRDLNFRPCEGYYSKSAKACTWPCSITQLDPTDQLDRVYEAIVHWADVILIATPIRWGNASSLYYKMVERMNCIQNQETIANKHLLKNKVAAFIIMGGQDNVQGVAGQLMTFFAEVGCQFPQFPFIAHSRGWSAEDMERNVVEVQNSRELREGAQELVARAVDMAELMVAGQLPEHPLARGGRKAHQLDSEPTG; encoded by the coding sequence ATGCCGGATGCGGAATGGACCGATGTTGGAAGCGTTGAAGAACTGAAACAGAAGCCGCTGCAGGCAATCTCTTTCAGTAAGACAACCATCGCCCTGACGTACAAGGATGGTGCATTTGCCGCGATCTCCGGAGTCTGCAATCACGCAGGTGGTCCGTTGGGGGAAGGTCAGCTCGCCGGCGACTATGTCGTTTGTCCCTGGCATTACTGGAAGTTCCACCACAAAACTGGTCAGGGCGAAGCAGGGTACGAACAAGATCAGGTACCTGCCTACACGATCAAGATTGAGAATGGCCGTGTGTATATCGATTTGTCATCCGCGACAAAGCGCAAGAAGCAGGCTCACAAACCGCACCCTTTGGCCAGACCAGTCGTCCGCCAGGCAGGACCGATCCGGGTTGTGGGGATCTCGACCACGGCGATGACGCGTGACCATCCGCGCTTCAGCGGATCGGATGCATTGCTTGAAGCGGCGTTAGACCATGCGCGGCGCAAGCTACAACTTGAGACCCAGTACATCAAGTTGCGGGATCTGAACTTTCGCCCATGCGAGGGCTACTATTCCAAATCGGCGAAGGCCTGTACCTGGCCCTGTTCGATCACGCAACTGGACCCGACGGATCAGCTCGACCGCGTGTATGAAGCGATCGTCCATTGGGCCGATGTGATTTTGATCGCCACGCCGATTCGTTGGGGTAACGCCAGCAGCCTGTATTACAAAATGGTTGAGCGGATGAACTGTATTCAAAACCAGGAGACGATCGCGAACAAGCACCTGCTCAAGAATAAAGTGGCGGCATTCATCATTATGGGCGGCCAAGACAATGTCCAAGGCGTAGCCGGACAGCTCATGACATTTTTTGCCGAAGTCGGCTGCCAGTTTCCACAGTTCCCGTTCATCGCCCATTCGAGAGGTTGGAGCGCCGAGGACATGGAGCGAAATGTGGTCGAAGTGCAGAACAGTCGAGAGCTGCGTGAGGGAGCGCAGGAGCTTGTGGCCCGTGCTGTGGATATGGCCGAGTTGATGGTCGCCGGTCAACTACCTGAGCACCCGCTTGCCCGGGGTGGGCGCAAGGCGCATCAGCTTGACAGTGAGCCGACTGGGTAA
- a CDS encoding VOC family protein: protein MKAHYLGHVVFYVKDLQRSLGFYRDLLGFKEVGRIFNGAAAALTSGRTHHELLLIQVGDAPGPPTGRHRGLYHIGIKVGDSLDELRQVKRELDGTGIPIDGMSDHTVSQSLYLKDPDGNEVELYVDADESVWKNDPAAVVSPIKPLYL from the coding sequence ATGAAGGCCCATTATCTTGGCCATGTCGTGTTCTATGTAAAGGATTTGCAACGATCGCTTGGTTTCTATCGAGACCTGCTGGGATTCAAGGAAGTCGGGCGGATCTTCAATGGAGCCGCAGCTGCACTGACATCTGGTCGCACACATCATGAGCTATTGTTGATTCAAGTTGGCGATGCGCCGGGACCGCCGACAGGACGGCATCGAGGGCTCTATCATATCGGGATCAAAGTCGGCGACAGTCTTGACGAGCTGCGCCAGGTGAAACGAGAGCTGGACGGGACCGGGATCCCGATCGATGGCATGAGCGATCATACCGTCAGCCAGAGCCTTTATCTGAAAGATCCAGACGGGAACGAAGTTGAACTCTATGTTGACGCAGACGAGTCAGTATGGAAAAACGATCCAGCGGCGGTTGTGTCCCCGATTAAACCGCTGTATCTATGA
- a CDS encoding CDGSH iron-sulfur domain-containing protein, with the protein MGQPRIAAKEPSVISLEPGTYYWCSCGRSRDQPFCDGSHEGTGFEPVEFTVDAKKDVALCQCKHTKTPPFCDGTHQTL; encoded by the coding sequence ATGGGACAACCACGCATTGCCGCAAAAGAGCCGTCAGTGATTTCGCTGGAGCCGGGTACCTATTACTGGTGCTCCTGTGGGCGATCGAGGGACCAACCGTTTTGTGATGGGTCACACGAAGGGACTGGGTTTGAACCGGTTGAGTTCACCGTAGATGCAAAGAAAGACGTTGCGTTGTGCCAGTGCAAGCACACGAAGACTCCGCCGTTCTGTGATGGGACGCACCAGACGCTCTGA